The Rhea pennata isolate bPtePen1 chromosome 9, bPtePen1.pri, whole genome shotgun sequence genome has a segment encoding these proteins:
- the DNAJB11 gene encoding dnaJ homolog subfamily B member 11 encodes MSPASLGRLCLLLLCVCGEAAAGRDFYKILGVARGASVKDIKKAYRKLALQLHPDRNPDDPRAQEKFQDLGAAYEVLSDEEKRKQYDAYGEEGLKDGHQSSHGDIFSHFFGDFGFMFGGNPRQQDRNIPRGSDIIVDLEVTLEEVYSGNFVEVVRNKPVARQAPGKRKCNCRQEMRTTQLGPGRFQMTQEVVCDECPNVKLVNEERTLEVEIEPGVRDGMEYPFIGEGEPHVDGEPGDLRFRIKVLKHPVFERRGDDLYTNVTVSLVEALTGFEMDIAHLDGHKVHVARDKITKPGAKLWKKGEGLPNFDNNNIKGSLIITFDVEFPKEQLTNEQREGLKQLLKQGSVQKVYNGLQGY; translated from the exons ATGTCCCCCGCCTCGCTCGGCcgcctctgcctcctgctgctgtgcGTGTGCGGCGAGGCCGCCGCCGG GAGGGACTTCTACAAGATCCTGGGGGTGGCCCGCGGCGCCTCCGTCAAGGACATCAAGAAGGCCTACCGCAAACTGGCGCTGCAGCTGCATCCCGACAGGAACCCCGACGACCCCCGGGCGCAGGAGAAGTTCCAGGACCTGGGGGCTGCCTACGAG GTGCTGTCGGatgaggagaagaggaagcagtATGATGCTTATGGTGAAGAGGGATTGAAGGATGGACACCAAAGTTCCCATGGAGACATCTTCTCACA CTTTTTTGGGGACTTTGGATTCATGTTTGGAGGGAATCCTCGCCAACAAGACAGGAACATTCCCCGAGGGAGTGACATTATTGTGGACCTGGAAGTTACACTGGAGGAGGTTTATTCAGGAAACTTTGTGGAA GTTGTCAGAAACAAGCCAGTGGCAAGACAGGCACCTGGCAAACGGAAATGCAATTGCCGGCAGGAGATGAGGACCACCCAGTTGGGCCCTGGACGTTTCCAGATGACTCAAGAAGTTGTTTGTGATGAATGTCCCAATGTCAA GCTCGTGAATGAAGAGCGAACACTAGAAGTGGAGATAGAGCCAGGTGTGAGGGATGGTATGGAGTATCCCTTCATTGGTGAAG GTGAACCCCATGTGGATGGAGAGCCAGGTGATTTGCGCTTCCGAATAAAAGTTCTTAA GCATCCAGTCTTTGAAAGAAGAGGGGATGACTTGTATACAAATGTTACGGTCTCGCTGGTCGAGGCACTTACAGGCTTTGAAATGGATATTGCCCACTTGGATGGGCACAAG GTTCATGTCGCTCGGGATAAAATTACAAAACCTGGGGCCAAGCtgtggaagaaaggagagggTCTTCCAAATTTTGATAACAATAACATCAAAGGCTCACTAATAATAACATTTGATGTGGAATTTCCCAAAGAGCAACTGACAAATgaacagcgggaag